The DNA region TGTCTCTTGGAAAAAATGGTGCGCGTTTTCTTTTTCGTAATCAATTTACTCTTCTTGGCGGGACTGTCCGCTTTGAGAGGCTCCGCGGTCGTGGTGGTGGTAGAGCTACAGTCGTCGCAGCTGCTGTCCCCGCTTTCGAAGCGCGCCTCCGCGGACCGAGTGTCATCCATGGCCGAAACGCTCGCCCGGCCATTCTCTTGCGTAAAGTCTGCAATAAGCCAACATTCGCGTTACCTTAGCCGCGTTTCGTGCATTAATTGCATGGATGTGAATGAAATCATCCCGATAGCTCTTACCACTTTCGTCTGATTTGCGTCTGTGCTGGGCTCCGGGCTCCTCCAAGCGGCTCTGCGGGATGCGGCCTTTACACGTCGCAGTGGACGAGACATCGTGATCTCTGTCGGGGTGACAGCTGTCACTGGCGCGCCCGCTTGTTTTCAGGTTGAGGATGTTGTCAATGGTAAACTTGAGAGAGGCGCTGGGACGGCATGGTGCGTCCACTTTACTCATATTCTCCAATGCGTAAACACCCCCTTTGTTTACTTCTCCTCTTCGATAAACACACGCAGTCACCACTGAGGTGTCGATGGTGCACACACCATAGCAGCATCCACTGAGCACACTGCTTGGCTGGAGAGGCACAGTGTGTAACCTCGGCGCTCACGCGTTGGATGGGGCGCGCAAAGTCCTCGCTGATTGGCCCAATTCGTCAGACGCTGTGGACCAATCGCAGGGCAGGGATGCGGTGCGAACGAACGCGTTGTAGCTCAGCTCCCTTGAACACATTCCTCTTCACTCAAACTACATATTCTCCATCAAGACCTGCTGTTTTAACATGTCATTTTTACACTTTGCCgctcatttgcacataattcttAATTGACCTTCTATCTAGATGTTGGCCATACGATTACATAAGTTGTTTTGAACAGCTCCAACCTAAGATTCTCCACAGAtttcattgggaaaaaaaacaaactaatttGCACAGatcttacatatatatatatatatatatatatatatttaaagattCTGTCCCTGTCATGTTGCTTTACGCACTCATATGCTCTTTTTAAAAGTGAAGTACTGTataactgtactgtatgtataaaaaaaagtactgtatacgcaaaacacaattaactcaGTGAAATGTTTATCTGTTTGTGTTTATCTAAAACGGCAATATTATCCTATAACAAATAGACAATTCATACTTTAAAATAGATATATTTTACACAGGTGTACATTTTTCCATTTTACAAGATCTGCTTTCATTAAAGTTCATCTGTATTATAAAATTGAGTTATATGTTGTATTATAAAATTGAGTTATATGTTGCTGCATATTTAATTCTTCTAGCTCTTTTTGCTTATATGCCTGATTTCATTGTTTATACCATTCAATCTAGATAGTCAATAAAGTGCAGCTTGAAATAAAGATTATTTTCTTCAAaatgatttatatttattttccttTTAGTTTGAGCCTAATAATGATCAGAACCTCAGACTTCTAAAACAACGCAACAATGCATTATAGCAGAAAGAATAACAAATGGCTGCCCTTCCACTGTTATAATAATTGGCCTATATTTTGCCAGTGAACATATACAAACGAGTCTGTATTTGTATCAATTTATTGAgtgaaaaaaagataaaattgaAAACGtgggtttgtgtgtgttttcttaAATATAAAAGTTTGGCGAAAAATAGTTGCGTTTCAAAAAGAGTACTTTGCACTCGGTTGATATAGATTATTATATACTGACAAGTATGGCAAACAAACACTCACTTGAAGTTAATACACAAAACATGACTTCACTTTGTGGCATACACAGTTTCCTTTGGATGCTTTGAGCGATTGGTTGCGACAATGTGGGTTATTGCACTGCGTATCATATATAGTTTGATATGTCTTTACACTAGGCCGCTCATTTGTGACCTCAGTATGCTCATGGAGTGGGCCAAGGAAGACAGGGGGTATGCGATGGAGTTGGAGAAGACCTCATGTCCATTTAAGTTGAAAGCCAGTGCAGAACTGGCTGCAGGTCCGTCGTGATACAAAATGGGGACTCTGACAACCCGCTGGCTCTGATTGGGGATATGGACAGCCTCGAGATCCGCCGCCAGCTGTCTCTTCCATTTATTCCTCCGGTTTTGGAACCAGATTTTGACTTGGGTCTCTGTTAGGTGCAGAGCCGCGGCCAGGCCCGCCCTCTCCGAGCTGCTCAGGTACCGTTTCACGTCGAAGGTGGACTCCAATTGGAAAACCTGGCTTCGGCTGAACACAGTCCGAGTTTTCTTCTTCCGGGTCGGGTTTGGGTCAGATGATGTGTCGAAGCCACTCTGAGCCTCATCGTTGTCATCGAGGAGGTTGCCGTCGCTTAATTTCCTGTCGGACTCGTAACTGTCGTCTGTAATGGGTTCTGATACGGCGGGGGAACTTCTGTCACTGGTCGACACGGAGCAGCAGTTGTCCTCGGACCTTGTGTTAAGAGATGGACCTGCATGCGAGGAGATCAAAGTGCACACATTTCAACAGCCATCGCTGTCACATCAATGTGAGTTCAATAAAGCAAGTATTAGTCACGAAATGTGGGCATATAGGCTACTCTGTAAGAGCGCATTCCATTATAAAATACCTCGACGTTTGGTGCAATTGTCGATCACTTATTTTTGATGCAAGAAAAAAAGGAGTGATGCATTG from Corythoichthys intestinalis isolate RoL2023-P3 chromosome 8, ASM3026506v1, whole genome shotgun sequence includes:
- the hmx4 gene encoding H6 family homeobox 4, with translation MSKVDAPCRPSASLKFTIDNILNLKTSGRASDSCHPDRDHDVSSTATCKGRIPQSRLEEPGAQHRRKSDESDFTQENGRASVSAMDDTRSAEARFESGDSSCDDCSSTTTTTAEPLKADSPAKKSKLITKKKTRTIFSKRQIFQLESTFDMKRYLSSAERACLASSLQLTETQVKIWFQNRRNKLKRQISSEIDGPVSDFPETVKPVVVSQLPALYKESSLLGRCLMPMPLPVVYPGTNTPYLCFSNTSKYFSLYDGDV
- the hmx1 gene encoding homeobox protein HMX1, which gives rise to MFWEERRKSVNMQKKLKDTHTPILSSPRASSFFIENLLASRQHERDSPCESSRRGASDDDGRVSYLPRGVMCAPAPGGSSPATSLLSTEPLVNWYAGNSGLLFRALGAPGSPSLNTRSEDNCCSVSTSDRSSPAVSEPITDDSYESDRKLSDGNLLDDNDEAQSGFDTSSDPNPTRKKKTRTVFSRSQVFQLESTFDVKRYLSSSERAGLAAALHLTETQVKIWFQNRRNKWKRQLAADLEAVHIPNQSQRVVRVPILYHDGPAASSALAFNLNGHEVFSNSIAYPLSSLAHSMSILRSQMSGLV